TATCCATAACATACATCCGAACCTCTTGCAGCTGCTCTCTATTTATCTGTCCATTGGCAAACTGTACAAAACGTGGCGAAATGTCAATACCTACAATTTGAATAGGTATCCGCATAGTATCGGCATAGCTCTTTAATCTACGACTGTATAGACCTGTGGAACATCCGACATCTAATATAACTTGGTAAGGCTGCAAAGATAACCACTCCTGCATCAGTTGGCATTCTTGCTCAAAATTAAGGGCTTTTTGAGTTAAAAGTTCAGTAGAGCGAAAGCGCCATTTTTCATACAATCTGACCGTTATGTTCCAAAAGTTTGTTTTTTGTGCAATAGAATAAGCATTTTGATGACGCTTATTCAAAGAAATGTGTCCTAAAAAACCTAAGATATTCTCTAAACATTGCGCAGAGGGCTGCAAAAGAGTTTTCAGGTCTATCATAAAGTAGAGTATTGAGTTGAGGTCTGCTCTTCATACAATTTAGCATATTCGCCCCCAAGTGCTAAAAGCGTAGAATGAGTGCCTTGCTCTATAATTTGACCATCTTTCAAAATAATAATATAATCACAGTCTTTGATGGAAGAAACTCTGTGGCTAATGATAATTGTGGTTTTATTTTGTTTTACCGCAGCTAAATGAGATAAAATTTCACTTTCTGTATGCGTATCTACGGCAGAAAGGCAATCATCTAAAATGAGAATAGAAGGATTTTTGAGTATAGCTCTTGCCAAAGAGATGCGTTGTTTTTGTCCACCTGAAAGTGTGATTCCACGTTCGCCGATTAAGGTATGAATACCATCAGGAAAGTGTTCAATGTCTTTGAGTATGGCTGCTTTTCGGGCGGCATCTAACACTTCTTCTTGAGTAGCATCCATTTTACCGAAGGCAATATTGTTGTAAATAGTGTCCGAAAAAAGAAACACATCTTGAGGTACATAGCCAATTTGCTGGCGAAGGATGCTCAAATTATGCGTTTGAATGGGAATATCATCGATCAAGATTCTACCTTGCGTAGGTTCGTACATGCGGACTAACAGATGTGCCAAAGTAGTTTTGCCTGAGCCTACACTTCCCATAATTCCTAATGAGCTTCCTTTGGGAATAGACAAAGTAATGTTTTTCAACACTTCTTGTCCTTGATGATACGAAAAAGAAACGTTTTCAAAAGTTATTTTGCCTTGTATAGTATATTGCTTTTCAGGATAATGATTGACAATACTGGGCTTAATTGCCATAAGTTCATTGATGCGCGTTTGGCTGGCCGCTGCCCGCTGAACCAAAGAAGTCACCCAACCTAAACTGGTAATAGGCCAAGTAAGCATGCTGACATATAATACAAATTCGGCAATATTTCCTATTGTAATTTTCTGTTTAACTACCCAAATTCCGCCTATCCAAACGGTAAATAATGTACTCATGCCTATAAGCAAAGAAATAACAGGTAACCAAAAAGCATTTACTTTGGCTAACGATAGGTTACGTTTTTTGTATTCATCTGCATGAAGGTAGAATTGTTCATTTACGCTTTTTTCGCGCTCAAAAGCTTTCATGATGCGAATACCTGAAAAATGCTCTTGCACAAAAGTAGATAGTGTAGAGAGCTGATTCTGAACGCGTTCGCTGCGTTTATTTACAGAGGTATTTACGTAATAAATAGAAATGCTCAATATAGGTAAAGGAATGATAACTATCAAAGTAAGCCATACATTGACCGAAAGCATAGTAGCCAACACAAAAACAAACATAGTAACCGTGCTGGCTGTGTACATAATCGCAGGACCTAAGTACATGCGCACTCGAGATACATCTTCGCCAATTCGTGCTAATATATCCCCTGTGCTGTATTTGCGATAGAAATCAGCACTTAGACTTTGTAAATGATTAAAAATATCATTTTTGAGGTCAAATTCTATGCGTCTGCTCATTACAATTAAGGTTTGGCGAGTTAGAAATAGAAAAAAACCTCTGATAATGGCAAATGATAAAATAATCCCACCTGCAAATAACAATGTATTTTGCACTAATCCATAAAAATAGTGGTAAGCCCCAAAGCCTTTACACAAATGCAAAATATGAAGTTGATCTTTGACCATGTCCAAAGCATCTCGGATAACCTGAGCAGGTAAAGTAGCAAACCACGCAGAAAGCATTACAAAAGCAATTCCGCTTATGAGATATTTTTTATATTTCCACAAGTAAGGATTTAGCGATCGCAGTGAGCGCATAGAACAAAAAAACAACACGAGTATATGCAAAAAGTTCTTTTTTCAAAATCATTTTTGACAGTAAAGTATCTAGGATAACAAAAAAATATGGCACTATAACAATCTGATGTAGATGTTTTATATTTTTCTTGACAGAATGAGTATTATTTTGTATATTGCCAATCAAGTTTATTCTCTCTTTTGATGTGATTATGAAAAAGTATTTTATTCTACTTTTTGTTTATGCATTAGCTGCTCTAAATGCTCAAAACGTGGGAATTGGGGTAGCTACTCCAGTAAACAGATTAACTATCAACGGGAATTTATCAGTTGGAAGCGGGTATGTGGGTTCCACAGCCCCTGCTGATGGTGCTATTATCGAGGGTAATACAGGTATAGGCACGGCTACGCCTGCACATAGATTACATGTGGTAGGAAGTGTACGTTTTGAGGGGGATTTCATCAATCAAGAGATTCAAGGCTCTACTGCAAATGCTATTCAAGCTATTCCATATAACGCTGTGGCTGC
This region of Bacteroidia bacterium genomic DNA includes:
- a CDS encoding class I SAM-dependent methyltransferase, whose product is MIDLKTLLQPSAQCLENILGFLGHISLNKRHQNAYSIAQKTNFWNITVRLYEKWRFRSTELLTQKALNFEQECQLMQEWLSLQPYQVILDVGCSTGLYSRRLKSYADTMRIPIQIVGIDISPRFVQFANGQINREQLQEVRMYVMDTTVLPFRNQTFDRIVIGGSFNEIAHYLKAIKEWYRVLKEGGLLFSMNLVYTQKKNLLMRALSLSGIHIHTAEEMKLLFEEVGFRQIKSQVYHYLQLALYQK
- a CDS encoding ABC transporter ATP-binding protein/permease, yielding MRSLRSLNPYLWKYKKYLISGIAFVMLSAWFATLPAQVIRDALDMVKDQLHILHLCKGFGAYHYFYGLVQNTLLFAGGIILSFAIIRGFFLFLTRQTLIVMSRRIEFDLKNDIFNHLQSLSADFYRKYSTGDILARIGEDVSRVRMYLGPAIMYTASTVTMFVFVLATMLSVNVWLTLIVIIPLPILSISIYYVNTSVNKRSERVQNQLSTLSTFVQEHFSGIRIMKAFEREKSVNEQFYLHADEYKKRNLSLAKVNAFWLPVISLLIGMSTLFTVWIGGIWVVKQKITIGNIAEFVLYVSMLTWPITSLGWVTSLVQRAAASQTRINELMAIKPSIVNHYPEKQYTIQGKITFENVSFSYHQGQEVLKNITLSIPKGSSLGIMGSVGSGKTTLAHLLVRMYEPTQGRILIDDIPIQTHNLSILRQQIGYVPQDVFLFSDTIYNNIAFGKMDATQEEVLDAARKAAILKDIEHFPDGIHTLIGERGITLSGGQKQRISLARAILKNPSILILDDCLSAVDTHTESEILSHLAAVKQNKTTIIISHRVSSIKDCDYIIILKDGQIIEQGTHSTLLALGGEYAKLYEEQTSTQYSTL